The Saccharomonospora cyanea NA-134 genome includes a region encoding these proteins:
- the rhaS gene encoding rhamnose ABC transporter substrate-binding protein, translating into MIHSRWRRSRTALAVTAAGLAAALIAGCGGTTKGSDAASGGGSEEGPQATANPDAPIKEGLKITFLPKEIDNPYENIVDEGGIEAVTELGGEGKEVGPSDASASSQVSYINTLIQQRQDAIVIAANDPNAVAPALKDAMSKGIAVVTYDSDAATDARQVFVNQADSESIGRKQIQMVAEQIDHKGKIAILSATPNATNQNTWIEYMKDELSKPEYSDIELVTVAYGDDDDQKSFQETQALLQANPDLKAIVSPTTVGLAAAARYISSSPYKGEVVLTGLGTPNQMRQYVKDGTVTEFALWDPKQLGYLAGYAAAALASGQITGAEGETLKAGELGERTIGKDGEIILGPPTVFNADNIDDYDF; encoded by the coding sequence ATGATCCACTCGCGATGGAGGAGAAGCCGGACGGCGCTCGCCGTGACCGCCGCAGGCCTGGCGGCGGCGTTGATCGCGGGCTGCGGCGGGACGACGAAGGGTTCGGACGCCGCCTCGGGCGGTGGCTCCGAGGAGGGCCCGCAGGCGACCGCGAACCCGGACGCTCCCATCAAGGAGGGCCTGAAGATCACCTTCCTGCCGAAGGAGATCGACAACCCGTACGAGAACATCGTCGACGAGGGCGGCATCGAGGCCGTCACCGAACTCGGTGGTGAGGGCAAGGAGGTCGGCCCGTCCGACGCGTCCGCGTCGTCGCAGGTCTCCTACATCAACACGCTGATCCAGCAGCGGCAGGACGCGATCGTGATCGCGGCCAACGACCCCAACGCGGTCGCCCCGGCCCTGAAGGACGCGATGTCGAAGGGCATCGCCGTGGTGACCTACGACTCCGACGCCGCCACCGACGCCCGCCAGGTGTTCGTCAACCAGGCCGACTCGGAGTCGATCGGCCGGAAGCAGATCCAGATGGTCGCCGAGCAGATCGACCACAAGGGCAAGATCGCCATCCTCTCGGCGACGCCCAACGCGACGAACCAGAACACCTGGATCGAGTACATGAAGGACGAGCTGTCGAAGCCGGAGTACTCCGACATCGAGCTCGTCACGGTCGCCTACGGTGACGACGACGACCAGAAGTCCTTCCAGGAGACGCAGGCGTTGTTGCAGGCCAACCCGGACCTGAAGGCCATCGTGTCGCCCACGACGGTCGGCCTCGCCGCCGCCGCGCGTTACATCTCGTCGTCGCCGTACAAGGGCGAGGTGGTGCTGACCGGGCTCGGTACGCCGAACCAGATGCGGCAGTACGTCAAGGACGGCACGGTCACCGAGTTCGCGCTGTGGGACCCGAAGCAGCTCGGCTACCTCGCGGGCTACGCGGCCGCCGCGCTGGCGTCGGGCCAGATCACCGGAGCCGAGGGCGAGACGTTGAAGGCCGGTGAGCTGGGCGAACGCACCATCGGCAAGGACGGCGAGATCATCCTCGGCCCGCCGACGGTGTTCAACGCCGACAACATCGACGACTACGACTTCTGA
- a CDS encoding sugar ABC transporter ATP-binding protein, with amino-acid sequence MVGAPEHSAAPPLLELVDVTKSFQAVRALRGVSLALRAGEVHALAGENGAGKSTVVRIIGGEHQPDTGEVLMDGRPVSFGAPREAQQRGVAVIHQEPIQFPDLSVAENVFMGRQPLRPGRRIDRRTMHRRATEVFERLGVPIDPARQTRGLSIADQQIIEIAKALVSDARIIVMDEPTAALSAVEAERLFRVARGLAEDGAALLFISHRLDEMYALCDRVTVLRDGTFVATSAMHEVDRDTLVRNMVGRSVEQLFPKRDTTAGDEVLSVRNLTREGVFADISFSVREGEIVGLAGLVGSGRSEVARAVFGVDDYDSGSVSLKGKALPKGDPRKAIDAGLALVPEDRREQGLVLELPIERNAALARLRQVSPGGLTRAAKERELARSWGEKLSLKYGRLSDPAGTLSGGNQQKVVLGKWLATEPSVLIVDEPTRGIDIGAKVEVHALLSDLAAKGMAVLLISSELPEVLGMADRVLVMHEGRITAELPGDEATEESVMYAATGNGTAT; translated from the coding sequence ATGGTGGGAGCACCGGAACACTCCGCCGCACCACCGTTGCTGGAGCTGGTCGACGTCACCAAGTCGTTCCAGGCCGTCCGGGCGCTCCGCGGTGTTTCCCTCGCGTTGAGGGCCGGAGAGGTGCACGCGCTGGCCGGTGAGAACGGTGCCGGGAAGTCGACCGTCGTCCGGATCATCGGCGGCGAGCACCAGCCGGACACCGGCGAGGTACTCATGGACGGCCGTCCGGTGAGCTTCGGCGCACCACGCGAAGCCCAGCAACGTGGCGTCGCCGTCATCCACCAGGAACCGATCCAGTTCCCCGATCTGTCCGTCGCGGAGAACGTCTTCATGGGGCGGCAGCCGCTGCGCCCCGGACGCCGTATCGACAGGCGCACGATGCACCGCAGGGCCACCGAGGTGTTCGAGCGTCTGGGGGTGCCGATCGATCCCGCGCGGCAGACCAGGGGTCTGTCCATCGCCGACCAGCAGATCATCGAGATCGCCAAGGCGCTGGTGTCGGACGCGCGGATCATCGTGATGGACGAGCCCACCGCCGCGCTGTCGGCGGTCGAGGCGGAACGGCTCTTCCGCGTGGCCCGCGGTCTGGCCGAGGACGGAGCGGCCCTGCTGTTCATCTCCCACCGGCTCGACGAGATGTACGCGCTGTGCGACCGCGTCACGGTGCTCCGCGACGGCACGTTCGTGGCGACGTCGGCCATGCACGAGGTAGACCGGGACACGCTGGTGCGCAACATGGTCGGCCGTTCGGTCGAGCAGTTGTTCCCGAAGCGGGACACCACGGCCGGGGACGAGGTGCTGTCGGTACGGAACCTGACGCGCGAGGGCGTGTTCGCCGACATCTCCTTCTCCGTGCGTGAGGGCGAGATCGTGGGTCTGGCCGGTCTCGTCGGGTCCGGACGGTCCGAAGTGGCCCGCGCGGTGTTCGGCGTGGACGACTACGACTCGGGTTCCGTCTCGCTGAAGGGCAAGGCGCTGCCGAAGGGCGATCCGCGTAAGGCCATCGACGCGGGACTCGCCCTCGTTCCCGAGGACCGCAGGGAACAGGGATTGGTGCTGGAACTTCCCATCGAGCGCAACGCCGCACTCGCCCGGCTGCGTCAGGTTTCGCCGGGTGGGCTCACGAGGGCGGCGAAGGAACGAGAACTCGCGCGCAGCTGGGGCGAGAAGCTGTCGCTGAAGTACGGGCGCCTTTCCGACCCGGCGGGCACGCTGTCGGGTGGTAACCAGCAGAAGGTCGTGCTCGGCAAGTGGTTGGCGACCGAGCCGTCCGTGCTCATCGTCGACGAGCCGACGCGCGGTATCGACATCGGCGCGAAGGTCGAGGTGCACGCACTGCTGTCCGACCTGGCGGCGAAGGGGATGGCCGTGCTGCTGATCTCCTCGGAGCTGCCCGAGGTGCTCGGCATGGCCGATCGCGTGCTCGTCATGCACGAAGGACGAATCACCGCCGAACTGCCCGGCGACGAAGCGACAGAGGAGTCCGTCATGTACGCGGCTACCGGGAACGGGACGGCGACATGA
- a CDS encoding bifunctional rhamnulose-1-phosphate aldolase/short-chain dehydrogenase — MSNETHPAVAELLARSHELGSDRRNTNYAGGNASAKGVDVDPATGRDVELMWVKGSGGDLGTLTEAGLAVLRLDRMRALVDVYPGEEREDEMVAAFDYCLHGRGGAAPSIDTAMHGLVDAAHVDHLHPDSGIAIATAVDGEELTRTIFGDQVVWVPWRRPGFQLGLDIAKIKAENPQAIGCVLGGHGITAWGATSEECKRNSLHIIRTAEAYLAEHGAAEPFGKVLPGYEPLPEAQRRERAAALFPVLRGLASTDSPQLGHFTDSDEVLDFLAREKHPALAALGTSCPDHFLRTKVRPLVVDLPGTAPVEQVVERVKELHAAYREDYAAYYDRHATPDSPPMRGADPAIVLVPGVGMFSFGRDKQTARVAGEFYVNAINVMRGAESVSTYSPIPESEKFRIEYWELEEAKLRRMPKPKPLATRVALVTGGGSGIGRAIALRLASEGACVAVADRDVDAAKAVAEEIGGSDRAVAVAVDVTDESAIVDAVAATTLAFGGVDLVVNNAGLSVSKPLLETSAKDWDLQHDVMAKGSFLVARETARVMIEQGMGGDIVYIVSKNGVFAGPNNIAYGATKADQAHQVRLLAAELGEHGIRVNGVNPDGVVRGSGIFASGWGAQRAAVYGVAEEELGAFYAKRTLLKREVLPEHVANAVFVLTAGELSHTTGLHVPVDAGVAAAFLR, encoded by the coding sequence TTGAGCAACGAAACACACCCGGCCGTCGCCGAACTGCTCGCACGTTCGCACGAGCTCGGGTCCGACCGCCGCAACACGAACTACGCGGGCGGCAACGCGTCGGCCAAGGGCGTCGACGTCGACCCGGCCACGGGGCGGGACGTGGAGCTGATGTGGGTCAAGGGCTCGGGCGGCGACCTGGGCACCCTCACGGAGGCGGGACTCGCCGTGCTGCGGCTCGACCGGATGCGCGCGCTGGTGGACGTCTACCCCGGCGAGGAGCGCGAGGACGAGATGGTGGCGGCGTTCGACTACTGCCTGCACGGCAGGGGCGGAGCCGCACCGAGCATCGACACCGCCATGCACGGGCTGGTGGACGCCGCCCACGTCGACCACCTGCACCCCGACTCCGGCATCGCGATCGCCACCGCCGTCGACGGTGAGGAGCTGACCCGCACGATCTTCGGTGACCAGGTGGTGTGGGTGCCGTGGCGGCGCCCCGGCTTCCAGCTCGGCCTCGACATCGCGAAGATCAAGGCCGAGAACCCGCAGGCCATCGGTTGCGTCCTCGGTGGACACGGCATCACGGCCTGGGGCGCGACCAGTGAGGAGTGCAAGCGCAACTCGCTGCACATCATCCGCACCGCCGAGGCGTACCTCGCCGAGCACGGCGCGGCCGAACCGTTCGGCAAGGTGCTGCCGGGCTACGAACCGCTGCCGGAGGCTCAGCGCCGCGAGCGCGCGGCGGCGCTGTTCCCCGTGCTGCGCGGGCTGGCGTCCACCGACTCGCCGCAGCTCGGCCACTTCACCGACAGCGACGAGGTGCTCGACTTCCTCGCCCGGGAGAAGCACCCGGCGCTGGCCGCGCTCGGCACGTCGTGCCCGGACCACTTCCTGCGCACCAAGGTGCGGCCGCTGGTCGTCGACCTGCCGGGCACCGCGCCGGTGGAGCAGGTGGTCGAGCGCGTGAAGGAGCTGCACGCCGCCTACCGGGAGGACTACGCCGCCTACTACGACCGGCACGCCACGCCCGACTCCCCGCCCATGCGGGGAGCCGACCCGGCGATCGTGCTGGTGCCCGGCGTCGGCATGTTCAGCTTCGGCCGCGACAAGCAGACCGCCCGCGTGGCGGGCGAGTTCTACGTCAACGCCATCAACGTCATGCGCGGCGCGGAGTCGGTGTCGACGTACTCGCCGATCCCCGAGTCGGAGAAGTTCCGCATCGAGTACTGGGAGCTGGAGGAGGCCAAGCTGCGGCGCATGCCGAAGCCGAAGCCGCTGGCCACCCGGGTCGCGCTCGTGACGGGCGGCGGTTCCGGGATCGGCAGGGCCATCGCGCTGCGGCTCGCGTCCGAGGGCGCGTGCGTGGCCGTGGCAGACCGTGACGTCGACGCCGCCAAGGCCGTGGCCGAGGAGATCGGCGGCAGCGACCGGGCCGTGGCCGTGGCCGTCGACGTCACCGACGAGTCGGCGATCGTCGACGCCGTGGCCGCCACCACGCTCGCGTTCGGTGGTGTGGACCTCGTGGTCAACAACGCCGGGCTCTCGGTGTCGAAGCCGCTGCTGGAGACCTCGGCGAAGGACTGGGACCTGCAGCACGACGTCATGGCCAAGGGATCGTTCCTCGTGGCGAGGGAGACGGCCCGAGTGATGATCGAGCAGGGCATGGGCGGCGACATCGTCTACATCGTCAGCAAGAACGGTGTGTTCGCGGGGCCCAACAACATCGCCTACGGCGCCACCAAGGCCGACCAGGCACATCAGGTGCGCCTGCTCGCCGCCGAGCTCGGCGAGCACGGCATCCGGGTCAACGGCGTCAACCCCGACGGCGTCGTGCGGGGCTCGGGCATCTTCGCCTCGGGCTGGGGCGCCCAGCGCGCCGCCGTGTACGGCGTCGCGGAGGAGGAACTGGGCGCGTTCTACGCCAAGCGCACCCTGCTCAAGCGGGAGGTCCTGCCCGAGCACGTCGCGAACGCCGTGTTCGTGCTGACCGCGGGGGAGCTGTCCCACACCACCGGGCTGCACGTGCCGGTGGATGCCGGGGTCGCGGCTGCGTTCCTGCGCTGA
- a CDS encoding ABC transporter permease: MREKVLRWESILALLCVVVFVWGSVSTPGFAEAGNISFLLLDYTEVALLALALLPIILTGQIDLSVASILGFCSALTGVLWNSGLPFETIVPIVLFAGAVLGSVNATLIVRFGLPALAVTIGTLGLYRGLAYVVLGDGAVTGFPDNYRPLATDSIAEFLPYATILALVVGVLVAVLVHHTPIGRSLYAIGLGEQTAVFSGIRADRIKFALYITSGVLCAVASLIYTLRYNSARADNALGMELTAVAAVLLGGVSIFGGRGTVAGVAGALLLMAGLRNVLILNDVTNEIQNVVSGLLLIVSVLVPVVTNSIRNRRSRVSRNAEPAPPDRTAEPAADQADAPARS; the protein is encoded by the coding sequence GTGCGTGAGAAGGTGCTGCGCTGGGAATCGATCCTGGCCCTGCTGTGCGTGGTGGTGTTCGTGTGGGGCTCGGTGAGCACACCGGGCTTCGCCGAGGCCGGAAACATCAGCTTCCTGCTGCTCGACTACACCGAGGTGGCGCTGCTGGCGCTGGCGCTGTTGCCGATCATCCTGACGGGACAGATCGACCTTTCGGTGGCCTCGATCCTCGGTTTCTGCTCCGCGCTCACCGGCGTGTTGTGGAACTCGGGTCTGCCGTTCGAGACGATCGTGCCGATCGTGTTGTTCGCCGGGGCCGTGCTGGGTTCGGTGAACGCCACTCTGATCGTGAGGTTCGGTCTTCCCGCGCTCGCGGTCACCATCGGCACGCTGGGCCTGTACCGGGGGCTGGCATACGTGGTGCTGGGCGACGGCGCCGTCACGGGATTCCCCGACAACTACCGGCCGCTGGCGACCGACTCGATCGCGGAGTTCCTGCCGTACGCCACGATCTTGGCGCTGGTGGTGGGCGTGCTAGTGGCCGTGCTGGTGCACCACACTCCGATCGGGCGCTCGCTGTACGCCATCGGGCTCGGTGAGCAGACCGCCGTGTTCTCCGGGATCAGGGCCGACCGCATCAAGTTCGCGCTCTACATCACCTCCGGTGTGCTGTGTGCCGTGGCGTCGCTGATCTACACGCTTCGCTACAACAGCGCTCGCGCCGACAACGCCCTCGGCATGGAGTTGACGGCCGTCGCCGCGGTGCTGCTGGGCGGGGTGTCGATCTTCGGTGGCCGGGGCACCGTGGCGGGCGTGGCGGGAGCCCTGCTGTTGATGGCGGGCCTGCGCAACGTGCTGATTCTCAACGACGTGACCAACGAGATCCAGAACGTGGTCAGCGGCCTGCTGCTGATCGTCTCGGTGCTGGTCCCGGTGGTCACCAACTCGATCCGTAACCGCAGGTCGAGGGTCTCGCGAAACGCCGAGCCCGCGCCGCCCGACCGGACGGCGGAGCCTGCGGCCGACCAAGCCGACGCGCCAGCGCGCTCGTAG
- the rhaI gene encoding L-rhamnose isomerase: MSADHSDRAAVKAALRAQHIETPSWAFGNSGTRFKVFAQEGVPRNAYEKIDDAATVHRFTGVAPSVAVHIPWDKVSDYADLARHAEDAGVRIGAVNPNVFQEDDYRLGSVCNPDPAVRRKAVDHLLECVDIMDVTGSRDLSVWLADGLNYPGQDSIADRQARLEEALTTVYERLGDDQRMLLEYKFFEPAFYATDVPDWGTSYAHCLELGPKAQVLVDTGHHAPGTNIEFIVAFLLRKGRLGGFHFNSRFYADDDLMVGAADPYQLFRIMVEIVLGGGLDPSSGVAFMLDQCHNIEPKIPALIRSVMNVQEATAKALLVDTDALASAQRAGDVLGANAVLVDAFSTDVRPLLAELREEMGLDPDPLEAYRRSGHAEKVRAERVGGNAAGWGA, from the coding sequence ATGTCCGCCGACCACTCCGACCGTGCAGCCGTCAAGGCCGCACTGCGGGCGCAGCACATCGAGACCCCGTCGTGGGCCTTCGGCAACTCGGGCACTCGCTTCAAGGTGTTCGCCCAGGAGGGCGTTCCCCGCAACGCCTACGAGAAGATCGACGACGCGGCGACGGTGCACCGCTTCACCGGGGTGGCCCCGAGCGTGGCCGTGCACATCCCGTGGGACAAGGTGTCCGACTACGCCGACCTGGCCCGGCACGCCGAGGACGCGGGCGTGCGGATCGGAGCCGTGAACCCGAACGTCTTCCAGGAGGACGACTACCGCCTCGGCAGTGTCTGCAACCCGGACCCGGCCGTGCGCCGCAAGGCCGTCGACCACCTGCTCGAATGCGTCGACATCATGGACGTCACTGGCTCGCGGGACCTCTCGGTGTGGCTCGCCGACGGCCTCAACTACCCGGGGCAGGACTCGATCGCCGACCGCCAGGCGCGGCTGGAGGAGGCGCTCACGACCGTCTACGAGCGACTCGGTGACGACCAGCGGATGTTGCTGGAGTACAAGTTCTTCGAACCCGCCTTCTACGCCACCGACGTGCCCGACTGGGGCACCAGCTACGCGCACTGCCTCGAACTGGGTCCGAAGGCGCAGGTACTGGTGGACACCGGGCACCACGCACCCGGAACCAACATCGAGTTCATCGTCGCGTTCCTGCTGCGCAAGGGCAGGCTGGGCGGGTTCCACTTCAACTCGCGGTTCTACGCCGACGACGACCTCATGGTCGGTGCGGCGGACCCGTACCAGCTCTTCCGCATCATGGTGGAGATCGTGCTCGGCGGTGGGCTCGACCCGAGTTCGGGCGTGGCGTTCATGCTCGACCAGTGCCACAACATCGAGCCGAAGATCCCCGCGTTGATCCGCTCGGTGATGAACGTGCAGGAGGCCACGGCCAAGGCCCTGCTCGTGGACACCGACGCGCTCGCCTCGGCGCAGCGGGCCGGGGACGTCCTCGGAGCGAACGCCGTGCTGGTGGACGCGTTCTCCACCGACGTGCGTCCCCTGCTCGCGGAGCTACGCGAGGAGATGGGACTCGACCCCGACCCGCTGGAGGCGTACCGGCGCAGCGGTCACGCGGAGAAGGTCAGGGCCGAACGCGTCGGCGGTAACGCCGCAGGGTGGGGGGCCTGA
- a CDS encoding L-fucose/L-arabinose isomerase family protein encodes MSTSTRRPTIGLVAGGLGAYWPQFPDLLPTLKKSASYVGERLRGFDAEIVDAGFVSDAQEAATAAEKLRAGDCDLIVGFLTTYMTATMLMPIAQRSGAPVLLINLQPTASMDHATVDTGQWLAYCGACPLPEMANAFRRAGVEFRSVSGHLHDERAWTKIGRWVSAASVRRVLRHGRHGLMGHLYPGMYDVSTDLTMVNAHFGGHVEVLEFDDLRVRVEKVTDSEVSEKVAEAESVFELDSSVNREDLEWGARVAVGLDRLVADFDLDSLAYYHRGLDGELHERLGAGMILGASLLTARGIPAAGEYELRTSIAMLVMDVLGAGGSFTELQALDFERGHVEMGHDGPAHLRISSRRPLLRGLGVYHGKRGWGVSVEFDVAHGPVTLLGLGQDRDGRYSFIVSEGEVVAGPLMRIGNTTSRVDFGRDPGEWTDEWAASGVAHHWALGVGHRVAEIEAVASLLGIAVVEV; translated from the coding sequence ATGAGCACCAGCACACGACGGCCCACGATCGGACTGGTGGCCGGGGGTCTCGGCGCGTACTGGCCGCAGTTCCCCGACCTGTTGCCGACCCTGAAGAAGTCGGCCTCCTACGTCGGCGAGCGGCTCCGCGGTTTCGATGCCGAGATCGTCGACGCCGGGTTCGTCTCGGACGCTCAGGAGGCCGCGACGGCCGCCGAGAAGCTGCGCGCCGGGGACTGCGACCTCATCGTCGGGTTCCTCACCACCTACATGACCGCGACGATGCTCATGCCGATCGCGCAGCGCAGCGGTGCGCCCGTGCTGCTGATCAACCTCCAGCCGACCGCCTCGATGGACCACGCGACGGTCGACACCGGCCAGTGGTTGGCGTACTGCGGCGCGTGCCCGCTGCCGGAGATGGCCAACGCCTTCCGCCGGGCCGGGGTGGAGTTCCGCAGCGTTTCCGGTCACCTGCACGACGAGCGGGCGTGGACGAAGATCGGCCGGTGGGTGTCGGCGGCGTCGGTGCGCCGGGTACTGCGTCACGGCAGGCACGGCCTGATGGGGCACCTCTACCCTGGCATGTACGACGTGTCGACCGACCTCACGATGGTGAACGCCCACTTCGGCGGACACGTCGAGGTGCTGGAGTTCGACGACCTCCGGGTGCGCGTGGAGAAGGTGACCGACTCCGAGGTGTCCGAGAAGGTCGCGGAGGCCGAGTCGGTGTTCGAGCTGGACTCCTCGGTGAACCGCGAGGACCTGGAGTGGGGAGCCAGGGTGGCGGTCGGCCTCGATCGCCTCGTGGCCGACTTCGACCTCGACAGCCTCGCCTACTACCACCGCGGCCTCGACGGCGAGCTGCACGAACGCCTCGGCGCGGGCATGATCCTCGGCGCGAGCCTGCTGACCGCGCGCGGGATTCCCGCCGCGGGCGAGTACGAGCTGCGGACCAGCATCGCCATGCTGGTCATGGACGTCCTCGGCGCGGGCGGCTCGTTCACCGAGTTGCAGGCGCTCGACTTCGAACGGGGCCACGTCGAGATGGGCCACGACGGGCCCGCGCACCTGCGCATCAGCTCGCGCAGGCCGCTGCTGCGGGGACTCGGTGTGTACCACGGCAAACGTGGCTGGGGCGTGTCGGTGGAGTTCGACGTCGCCCACGGCCCTGTCACGCTGCTCGGCCTGGGCCAGGACCGCGACGGTCGTTACAGCTTCATAGTGTCGGAGGGCGAGGTCGTGGCGGGCCCGCTCATGCGTATCGGCAACACCACCAGCCGCGTCGACTTCGGGCGCGATCCGGGTGAGTGGACCGACGAGTGGGCCGCGAGCGGGGTCGCCCACCACTGGGCGCTCGGCGTGGGACATCGGGTGGCGGAGATCGAAGCGGTGGCGAGCCTGCTCGGCATCGCGGTGGTGGAGGTCTGA
- a CDS encoding ABC transporter permease, which yields MPALVVTLGTLYVFRGLDHGWASATGVLQINADQMSPDFLAFGSGSVLGIPNLTLIMLVVLAVAGYALHNWRSGRELYAIGSNPDAARLAGIPAGKRVFSAFVISGALVGLAGVLHASYFGTINASVGTGEELSVVAAVVVGGVAIFGGSGTVLGAVLGALLLTTITSALPILGVPAFWQRAVDGAALLLAISLDRAVMVRLSERLRRERSERRA from the coding sequence GTGCCCGCTCTCGTGGTCACGCTGGGAACGCTGTACGTGTTCCGCGGTCTCGACCACGGTTGGGCCAGCGCCACCGGGGTGTTGCAGATCAACGCCGACCAGATGTCGCCCGACTTCCTGGCCTTCGGCAGCGGTTCGGTGCTCGGCATCCCCAACCTCACGTTGATCATGCTCGTCGTGCTGGCCGTCGCGGGGTACGCGTTGCACAACTGGCGGTCGGGCCGCGAGTTGTACGCCATCGGGTCGAACCCGGACGCCGCTCGGCTGGCCGGTATCCCGGCGGGCAAGCGGGTGTTCTCGGCGTTCGTGATCTCGGGTGCGCTCGTGGGGCTGGCCGGAGTGCTGCACGCGTCGTACTTCGGAACGATCAACGCCTCCGTCGGTACGGGCGAGGAACTCAGTGTCGTGGCCGCCGTCGTGGTCGGTGGGGTCGCGATCTTCGGTGGCAGCGGCACGGTGCTCGGTGCGGTGCTGGGCGCGCTGCTGCTCACCACCATCACCTCCGCGCTTCCGATCCTCGGGGTTCCCGCCTTCTGGCAGCGCGCCGTCGACGGCGCGGCACTGCTGCTGGCGATCTCGTTGGACCGGGCCGTGATGGTCCGGCTGTCGGAACGACTGCGCAGGGAAAGGAGTGAGCGGCGTGCGTGA
- a CDS encoding BNR repeat-containing protein, giving the protein MRRAALRFAGAVAVAVALTLTSTATAVAGAKPGKGPKTDQPRVEKLSDTLLDPRALYFVSYDGLVNNNSFQQDAVLTHAGYQYAAWYTETRHAVVARRALKGGTPGEWETVRLPHRLSADDSHNVISLGVSPRDGRLHVAMDTHNTRLYYVKSEPGLASRPAAHDWTIERFGEVQRTLDGVELGGMTYPRFLVTPEGELQLSYRTGGSGNGTLELAEYAGGTWRKLGVWSSATGPWTGPNGVVSQTRNMYLHGLTYDETGRLHAAFTWREGNWDVLCHPGGLTNHDTGYVYSDDRGRTWRNDAGDVVGVTGSDPVGITDPGLVVDPLGPNHGLMNQESQAVDSRGNPHVVVSYVPGRFTQCVTDYAADRARWGRTFHVFRDSDGTWTKREVPVPPNHTQRTKLVFDDDDNAYLVMPKGRIVAASAESGWSDWTVLFDQPSMNAYGEVNVDTSRLASDGVLSVQYQQSSSGTSPSPIRVVDFKLG; this is encoded by the coding sequence ATGCGCCGTGCCGCACTCCGGTTCGCGGGCGCCGTGGCCGTGGCCGTGGCGCTGACCCTGACCTCCACGGCCACGGCGGTCGCCGGAGCGAAGCCGGGAAAGGGCCCGAAGACCGACCAGCCGCGGGTGGAGAAGCTGTCGGACACGCTGCTCGATCCGCGGGCGCTGTACTTCGTGTCCTACGACGGTCTGGTCAACAACAACTCCTTCCAGCAGGACGCCGTGCTCACCCACGCCGGCTACCAGTACGCGGCCTGGTACACCGAGACCCGGCACGCCGTCGTGGCCCGCAGGGCGCTGAAGGGCGGGACGCCGGGGGAGTGGGAGACGGTGCGGCTGCCGCACCGGCTGTCGGCCGACGACTCGCACAACGTCATCTCGCTCGGCGTCTCGCCGCGTGACGGCCGCCTGCACGTCGCCATGGACACCCACAACACGCGGCTGTACTACGTGAAGTCCGAGCCGGGACTGGCTTCGAGGCCCGCCGCGCACGACTGGACGATCGAGCGGTTCGGGGAGGTGCAGCGCACGCTCGACGGCGTGGAGCTGGGCGGCATGACCTACCCGCGCTTCCTGGTCACGCCGGAGGGCGAGCTGCAGCTCAGCTACCGCACGGGCGGCTCGGGCAACGGCACGCTGGAGCTGGCGGAGTACGCCGGGGGCACGTGGCGCAAGCTGGGCGTGTGGTCGTCCGCCACCGGGCCGTGGACCGGCCCGAACGGCGTGGTGTCGCAGACCCGCAACATGTACCTGCACGGCCTCACCTACGACGAGACCGGCCGCCTGCACGCGGCGTTCACGTGGCGCGAGGGCAACTGGGACGTGCTGTGCCACCCGGGCGGGCTGACCAACCACGACACCGGCTACGTCTACAGCGACGACCGCGGCCGCACATGGCGCAACGACGCCGGTGACGTCGTGGGCGTCACCGGTTCCGACCCGGTCGGCATCACCGACCCCGGGCTCGTCGTCGACCCGCTCGGCCCGAACCACGGCCTCATGAACCAGGAGAGCCAGGCAGTCGACTCGCGGGGCAACCCGCACGTCGTCGTCAGCTACGTGCCGGGCCGGTTCACCCAGTGCGTCACCGACTACGCGGCCGACCGCGCCCGCTGGGGCCGCACGTTCCACGTGTTCCGCGACTCCGACGGCACCTGGACCAAGCGTGAGGTGCCGGTGCCGCCGAACCACACCCAGCGCACGAAGCTGGTGTTCGACGACGACGACAACGCCTACCTCGTCATGCCGAAGGGACGGATCGTCGCGGCCAGCGCCGAGAGCGGGTGGAGTGACTGGACCGTCCTGTTCGACCAGCCGTCGATGAACGCCTACGGCGAGGTCAACGTGGACACCTCTCGCCTGGCGTCCGACGGAGTTCTGTCCGTGCAGTACCAGCAGTCGTCTTCCGGGACGTCACCGTCGCCGATCCGGGTCGTCGACTTCAAGCTCGGTTGA
- a CDS encoding L-rhamnose mutarotase has translation MADGEPRRICFLLRVKPDRMEEYRRRHAEVWPEMQQALRDTGWRNYSLFLAPDGQLVGYFETDDFDAAVEGMAATDVNARWQAEMAPFFENLDGRPDEGIVPLTEVFHLA, from the coding sequence ATGGCAGACGGCGAACCGAGGCGGATCTGCTTCCTGCTGCGGGTCAAGCCGGACCGGATGGAGGAGTACCGCCGCAGGCACGCGGAGGTGTGGCCCGAGATGCAACAGGCTCTCCGCGACACCGGCTGGCGCAACTACTCGCTGTTCCTCGCGCCCGACGGCCAGCTCGTGGGCTACTTCGAGACCGACGACTTCGACGCGGCGGTCGAGGGCATGGCCGCCACCGACGTCAACGCCCGCTGGCAGGCGGAGATGGCGCCGTTCTTCGAGAACCTCGACGGCAGGCCCGACGAGGGCATCGTGCCGTTGACCGAAGTCTTCCACCTCGCCTGA